In Halomicrobium zhouii, the sequence CGTGAGTCGCTCAAAAACGGCTCAGTAGCCTGCTCGAACTGCGAAAACTCCAGCCTTCATCAGCTCCATCACGTCCTGATCTGTGAGGAGTGTTCCGCCATCGAAGCGATGTCGGTGCCACCATGTGATGAACACGACTGGAACTATGTCAAGCTCGATGACAGTGCCGAGAGCTATCGTAATTTCCGATGGCGATGTGGCAAATGCGAGCAAGAGGGCAAGGAAGCGACCATTCGCTCTGGACTGTATAGTAATTGTGACGACTGCGGGAATACCCTTCAGCCAACAGTCCACCGGGCCTCACAGGCATATCGCACCCACCATCTGAAGCAGGTCGACATTAATTTCGAGTATGGCCTTTCGGAAGACGAAGAGAATCAGGCAATCTCCGACATCGCCCTTGGGGCGGCCTACGGAATCTACGACCACCCGGAAAACGAGATCTCCTTCTACCGGGACAAACAGGAGGGTGGAACAAACCAGATTGAGGAGCTTTTGGGCAGTGATATCGTTGATGAGGGGCAGAAAGAAAAGATACGCGACCAGTTCAGCGACGATCTTAAGGCTAGTGGCGAACTGACACAGATCCTGAACGAACTCGAGGAGATCCGCCTTACGAAACGGAACATCTCACGGAACCATTTCAACTACCTGCGAACCCTTGAAGAAATCAAGACGGAGACACTCGATGAACTGGATTCTGATGTCGGCGGACCGAGCCAAACATCAGCTGACGTGCTTGAACAATTCGGTGTTAGTGACCTTCGACTCACCAGCGAGTTCCCTATTCTGACGGCCGTATATGGGTACCACCGGACATTCGATGAACCAGAGGAAGACAGTCATCCCGCATTGCGAGCCTTCCCTTTCACCCAGGGTAAGGACACCATCCCGATATATGCCACTAGTTCCGATACTGAAGCAGTGTTCCTGACACTCGATCACCGACGGGTCGGGGAGTGGCTGGCAGCTAACGATCTTCTGGATGGCAGTATTGATGACCTCAGCGACCAAGAACTCCGGGCACTGATCCACGCGGAGATGGATCAGATGAAACCCTACCTTGATGTTGATGAGATGACTGAAGTATCTCGATATGTCCACGGCCTCTTGCACACACTGAGCCATCGCCTTATTGAAGAGGCAGCATTGCTCTCGGGGATCGAAGAGACGAGTCTGGCAGAGTTCCTTTTCCCCGAGGCGCTTTCGGTAGCAATCTATTCGAACCAGACCCATTCGTTTACAATTGGTGGCCTGTACACTTTGGCCGAACGGTCGTTAGAAGAATGGTTCGAGTCCGTCCAGCAGGAGTCCGAGCACTGTATCTATGATCCGATCTGCGGCGAGCAAGGGGCCAGCTGTCATGCCTGTACTCACATCAGTGAGATTGGTTGCCAGCACTTTAATCAGAACTTGAGCCGTGGATTCATCTTTGGGGGGACTAACCAGGAAATGCCTATAACAGGCTACTGGGACGATTTCTGATGGAGTTAGCCGACTTGCTTGCTCTTGAACAGAAGCTACGGCGTGAGGGAACGACAACCGAGACCCTTCTGGGGTACTGTCTGTACCTGAACGGGAAGGAAGTCGTGGCTCTTGGCCAGCGATTCCAGACGGAATTTGACATCAGTGATCGGCAGGCCTCGGATCTGATCGAGTGGTTGGAATATCTGGGTGTGGCTAGATTGGACGAACGGAACAATATCTCGTTTCAGAGTGACAGGCTCCGAGAACTTCTCACGCGGGTCGAGTGGCTCTTCGATGAGCATTCCCTCGACCAGCTTTCTCGAGCGACAGTTGAGAATCCCGACCAGGTCAGGCCAATCCTGAACGTCCCAGAAGAGACCGATTTTGATGTCGATTCGACCATCATCGGTTCGCTCATAGACCTGCTGGCCACTGCTGAGGACTCGGCGGTTGTCATGAACCCTTTTTACACACAGGTGGGCTTCGACCTGCTGCAGGAGGCACTGGTGGGCGTCCCGAAACGAGGGGCAAGCTTGACCCTTATGACACGTGATGTGTTGCAGGGGACTGGTGAGAACCGCAATTATGTCCGCCAGCTCGTCGAACAACTTGAATCCGTGGGGCGGTCTCACCACCTGTCAGTATATGAATTCAATAGTGAACTCCACAACACGGCGACGTTTCACGCCAAGGCTGTCATAGTTGATCGTCAGCAAGCGTACATCGGGAGTGCAAACATGACTGAGAGAAGTCTCCGGAACGCGATTGAGATGGGGACAATCATCGAAGGTAAGTCAGTTCCACCACTTGCAGATACTGTTGAACAAATGCTCACGTCGGATCTCTGGCTCGGTGTCGACTTGGATGACGTCTAGAGCAGCTCTAGACGCTTTGCTCCCCATTCCTCTCACTCTTCGTGTGTAAACTTTGAGTCTCAGTAGGTACGTCGGCTCTACAATCAGGTAATTGAAACGTTGATCTCGATCAGTCCGTTTTCGCACAACCCCTCCAGTGTTTCGACTGGGTCTGCCTCAATCTCCTCCTCGCATTCGGCCCTGATATTGGAGTACGACAGATCGGAGCTGGCTGCCGAGATCGTCAGCAGCTCCTCCAGCAGCTGGGCCTGTGGCTCTGGCAACTGCTCCCGGACTCTAGTCCTAATTTCGATGTAAGCATCGGCATAGCGATGCGAATACTCGAGGAGGGTATCAACATCCTTCTCACTGGCTGCACTTGTGAATAGGTCCGTGAAGTCCTCATCCAATTCGATGTCGAACTTGTCCTTAAGCCGTCTTGCAGTCTTGATCTTCCCGACCAATCTGGAGCGCAAAGCGGTGCGTTTGTCGCTTGCCCGCTCGAGACATTCGACCAACTCCGCTCCTGCGCTTTCTATTCCCTCGACGGAGATTGCCTCAAGGGCCCTTGATTGGCAATCTTGCGCCTCAGTGTAGAGGGTCTGGATTTTACTGGCAGCCTCCTCGAGCTCTTCAATCGCTGGCTCACCATCCGTGCTATACATCTCGACCGGGCTTTGCAGGATTTCAATTAACGCCTCTAGGCCGTCTCCTACAGTCTCTATCGCTGAGGCATATGATTTGAGAGAGGGATCTGTGCTCAATTCCTCAGCAAGCAGATCCAAGATTCGTGACTGCTCATATTCGATATCTTCGGGAATTCGTTCGTATTGAGTTTCTACCCGGGCCCACGCTTTGTCGATGTCATTCAGGGCCTCTTCGATGCGTTCGTGTCGATTGTCGACTAAGACTGCAACCTGCTGCAGGCCGTCCCGATCATCCACATCTTCTTTTAGCCCCTCGATCAGGACGGTCCAGATACGCTCGTTGAGTTCGTCTCCAATATCGAGGTCGTAATCAAGCGTCCAGTCGCCATGCCAGCCTTCCTCTAGCAATCGTAGAGCGTCACCGATATCGTCCAGATCAGACGGTGCGTTCGCGTCTGATATCGCTGTCCGCAGTAACTGATCTATGTCTCCCTGCAGTTTACCCAGGTCACCGCGGAGTTCGTCATGGGCGGTCTTTGCTGTACTGACCGCCTCTTCACAGGTATCAACATCGCTAATAATGACTTCTCTGAGCGACCGCTTCTCATTGCTGTCAAGCAGTTCAAGCCCGGTTGAAGCCAGCCAGCTGTCGATCTCCTCGACGACGGATTCGGCCTTTGGGTTGTCTAATACCTCCTGAATGTCTTTGTGAACCTCTCGAACCGCCTCAGTGAATGTCTCGATTTCGCACCCATCATCCAGCAACGCCTGCAGGTCGGTCCTGACCCCATTGTTGTATGTCTCCCGGATCTGGTCGACCTGGTCGGGTTCTAATTCCGAGTCTGAGCCCAGCGTGTCTGCGAGTTCATCACGGAGTTGCTCGGTTTCCTTCTCGAGTTCACTGTGTCGCCCGATTAGGGAGTCATAGTCCCTATCCTGCGAAAAATCCACTAGATCAGCAAGGGGTGCAGTCATTGTTCCTCCATCAGGCCATCGATCTCGATAAGTGTGTTCTGGACACTGTTCCTTTTCTGACCCATCTGTTCGAGTTTATCAACTGTTCCCCCGAACTGTTCAATCGGTTCACAGAGGGACTCAAGACGTTTTCGGCACTCAGATATCTGGGAGTCCCATTCGTCGAGCTTACTTTGAGGTGATCCATCCTCGTCGGTGAAATCAATCTCGGGAAGTTCATGCCGTAGCTGTACAATTTCTTCGTCCCATGCCTCCTCGAGATTCTCGGTCATTGTTGCTTGGTCAGGTACGTCAACCTCGACACCCGTTGCCTCGAGACGTTCATAGAGATCCAGTAGTTCCTCTACCTCCCGCTGACAGCGGGATTCGAGAGCTTCAATCTCCTCAAGGAGTTCATCGACGCGTGTTCGATGGTTAAATAGCGTCTCTCGGTACTGCTTCAGGTTGTACTCGAGCGTCGTGAAGACGCTTGTGCGCACGGCCCGATCAAAGCCAAAGAGGAACCTGATAATAAGTGAGTTCGTCTCGTCTACCAGCCTGACCAACTTCTCGTATGGATCCGCCCTGCCAGTGTCTACCTGAATTTTTGTGTCCTCGAACTCGTCGGCATGAGCCTCCAAGGATGTAAGCTCCCCGTGGAGCTGCTTGATCTCAGATTCAATGGACTCTTTCTGGGACTGATATGTCGAATTGACCGTATCACTGTTATTCTGGATTAGGCGCGTCCCATTGATCGCCCTTAGCAGGCGTTCAGCGATTTTGGTTGTATTACCCTGGAACTGGCTTGTGACAAGCCGTTCGACCCGCTGTTCGCTGCTGTAAAATGTTTCTAGAGGTGTATCTTCTCCGGCATCATCTTCGGAGTCATCGCTATCCTCATCTGTCACCCCGGTCTCGATGGGGATATCAGCCGTTTCATCGAGCAATCGCAGGAGACTGGATGTTGCACTCCGATTATACAAATTCCGTGCCGTGCGAAATTCGGAATTGTAGCTATCCTTGTTGATAAGATAGGATATCTTGATGATTCGACTGTACCCTGCGACACCCCCACTCCCGCCAGAGAGCATCTCGCTCTGATCGATCTTCTCCTCTCGGATGTACCTGAGCAGGCTTTCGACACCATTCTCGTCTTCCGTTGAGCCAGCAGCCAGCAAAAGAAAATCGAGGATTACCTGATCGGTCACCACGTCTTTTTCTAGCCGTTCGTTCATATCCCGAACGTCTGGGGTGTCCAGATCGACTGGGAAGAGATCCGCTAAATTCTCCTCGAAGCGCTCTGAGTGCTCTTCGAGTAAGGTTTGCATAGTTTCGATCAGGCGAGGAAGGTAATAATCAACTTTCCGTTCATCTTCGTCGGCGATATAATCTCCCGTTACGGTCTCCTCGAGAGGTTGATCGGGATCAGTCTCCAGTAGCGCATAGAGGAGACTCGTGGTGAAGGTATTCAGCCGCCGTTCGTCGACGCTGACCACGCTCAGCTGATTGATGTCGTAGCTCTTTCGGGCAGTCGGCTCCGTGTTCTCGATGATTTCGACCGCCTCATCTGTGGTCTCAGAAGCGTCCTCACCGAACAGGACGACCATGAATTGCTGGTTCGGGGTCAGTCCCTTCTCAGAGACTGTCTCCTCCAAGAAGGGATTGAGCAACTCACCAAGTTGATGTGCATCCGATGGAACCGGGTAGACGTATTCAGTCATCGCGGATCCTCCGACATGATATCGCCGAATTCGCTGAGACGTGCCCCCGGATTACCCATTGAACTCAGCAACTTCACTAGCTCGGAGAACTGTTCGGATTCGGTCCTAGCCGTCCCAGCAAATGTCAGCCGGGGATTCGTGATCAGGCTCGGGAACACTGCAACCAGCGAACCCATGGCTGGCCCGAGGTATCCATCGACCGACAGGTTCTCTTCCGACTGCTCGCTGAACAGTTCAAGAAAGTCACCGAATTCTCGGGATAGAGATGATTCATCCGAATTGTCAACATACTGTGCCAGCTCATAGAGGAAATCGATTGTCTCCTGATGTTCCTCGCCTGCCTCCTCGAGTGCGAGATCGTGGACTCGTTCGGCAAGGGGGGAGAGCATTCGGTCCTTGCAGACTTTTCCCTGCTGGAACGTGACTGTGGAAGCATCTCCAAAGACTATCTGGCCGCCCCCGTTGGCAATCGACTGGAGGAACCGATTGACGTATCTCCGGATCACTTGGTCGGAGACGTCGTACTCCTCGTAGCTGTCATGGGATTCGACCCCATTGAGGAACGCCCTAGTGACTGCCTCGATGTCTGTCAGCTCTTCGGCGAGCATCACCTTCGGGCTCATCCCCGACAACCGATCAATCCAATCATCATTCCCGAAAGTCTCTAGCTGCGTCGGTGCGGGTGTAAAAATACTATATGCGGTAAGATCACGAGCATCATGCCCGATATCCCCACAGTATACCTCCAGATCCTCAATTGAGAGAATACTGACCCGGGACATTGTGGTCCCTGGAATCTCCCCCAGGGTAGCGTATGAACCATCCACGTTGCCGGTATGGGATCTATATGCGTTCCTTGCCGTTTCGAGCCATCCGGGACGCCCACGTGACATCCACCATATGAAGTTTCGTTCAGTCACCGGGAGGTTCTCACCGAAAACTTCCTCGATGTTGTCGGGCTTGATAATCGGCAGCACTAGGGTGTCAACACGTCGGTACTCTGCTTCGCCGATCTCGTGGACGCTGGCATAGCCGAACCCTCCTATGAGATAGAACCGCGACTTTCCCGACTGAACCTTGTCGACCGTATCACGTAGCGGTCCGGTTGTAGACCGTATCATCTCCTCAAGTCGGTCGTAGCTCTCTTCCATCTCATCGACGATGAGTGTCACCTCTTCAGTTTGACTGGTAATATCTGCAAACTCTTCGACAGTCAGGCCGAGCTGGTCTGCATATTCCTTGACACCGGTGATGCGGCCAGAATCGAGCAATAGGAGGTCCCGGGTCAGTTCCTCGTCCTCCAGAATCCGTTTATGAATACGATCAAGTTCCCGCTTGACGAGAGTCTCGACTTCAGTGTGGAATTGTTCCTGGGAGATATTCTGGATCTCTTGGGGATATTCGATGTGTGTCGCGACGCTGTCAAGGAGCTCCCCAAGGGAGAGGAACAGCGCCGGCTGTCCAATCTCGCGGTAGGAATACTTGTAGAGATGGGTCAAAAGCTGGGTCTTCCCTGCACCGATCGCACCAACTACATACGAGGCGTTCGAGCCTGCTTGAGAAAACTCGGCGATATTGGCTTCGCCCCGCTCACGCCGATCGCGGTGGCGATCGGTCATATCTTCCCACTCGGTCTCAAGAGTGGGGGTGCGACGAACTCCGTTCTCGGACATCTGATAAGCCTCATGCTATCATGATACCTAAAAGATTCGCTACTCACCAGCGTTTTCTCGATAAATTCGGCATGATGCCTGCAGTAAATAATATTCTAGATCCTGGATCGGAAACTATTTGCACAGCCACGGTATATAAGGACCAACATAAATACCCTTCATCTAGCTTATTGCCGGCTAATCAACTGATGTCTGAACTTATCGTTTGGAACCTCGTCGCTTTCCTAGGTCAGGAAAAAGGGTCTTAAAATGAGCTCGGAGACTAATACGCGGATTTCACGGCTACTAGATCGCTATCGTGATCTGGAACCCGACCGACGCCAGCACATTATCAAGGAACTGGAGCGGTTTAGAAGACACCGTGTAGAGGGGCTTGTTCCGTATTTCGAGTCACTGGTAAAACTTCTCAGGTGGGAGTCTGGCCCCAACTCAGACCATCTGGCAAAGCTGCTGATTGACTGCCTCAGCGACCATCCTGATCGCATTGAGACGGAGACCTTAATTGCTGTTAGTGAACTCGCTTGCTCGCCGGAGCCGCCAGTTAGGGAACTCGGCCTTAAGGCGCTCAGGAGACTCTATGAACAAGACTCGGAAGCTATCGAGGCGCCGTTCACCTCCAGTGAAATAAGCGATTGGATGGATGAGGGGGCAGACAGGCGGGCGCTGGCCTATCGTATTCTGGGGGTGACTGTCGCTGACGACGCGGTCGAAAAGCTCGCTGATGCCTACAGTAATGAGGAATCCCTTGCCAAAAAGGCCTCTGAAGCAGCGCTAGAAGATATCGCGTCGATATCTACCTCGTGGCTGAATGGGCAGGATCCACTTGCCGGGGCCAAGAACTTGGAACACTTGGCACAACGAGTTCCGCAAATCGCCGTGGAACAAGAGGCAGCATTGCGAGAAGGATTGACTGCTGACTCGAAGTCAGTCGTCTCTCGCTGTGCAGCCGCCCTTATCAAGCTCGGTTACTCCGAGTATGGCGACCAACTTGATGCTGCAGCGCTGCTGGAGAGGCTATCAGATTTCGATCGAGTTGCGGCCGGTCGAGCCACTGGGGTTTGCATCGGGTCTCAGTCCGCTGTTGACCCCGACCCAGTTCAGCAACTACTGAACGGCATCGAGGCTAAACGGACCAGAGACAACCAACGAGTCCAGTTAGTGGCTCTCCTGGAAGTATCCAACCAAAAACCCGAGTCGGTCGCATCGTATGCAGACCGGCTCCGAGAGCTCAACAGCGGTATCACTGGTCAGGCGCGGAAATATTATATCGATCTGCTCGGGAACATCATCAGCCACTCAGAGAATGAGGGGGCTGTTGCCCCGTTATTGCTTGAAGAACTCAATAGCACGAATGACGAACGCGTAAAAATGGCCTGTAAGGAACTTTCGGAGACGAATCTCTATCCACTCCCACAGGTCGTCCACATGGCCCGCAACAGGGGAGAGGAGGAGATCAGCACCCCCGCCCACAAAATCTTCAAGCGAAGCCGACCGCCGACATTTGATGTCGCCGATCAGCTGGCCGTTGACAAAGCCGAGGGCAACTTGGAAGCACTGGAATCAAACCTGCGATATCAGACCGAGCCGGGTCGATGGGATCCGGTCTTGC encodes:
- a CDS encoding V-type ATP synthase subunit I, encoding MTAPLADLVDFSQDRDYDSLIGRHSELEKETEQLRDELADTLGSDSELEPDQVDQIRETYNNGVRTDLQALLDDGCEIETFTEAVREVHKDIQEVLDNPKAESVVEEIDSWLASTGLELLDSNEKRSLREVIISDVDTCEEAVSTAKTAHDELRGDLGKLQGDIDQLLRTAISDANAPSDLDDIGDALRLLEEGWHGDWTLDYDLDIGDELNERIWTVLIEGLKEDVDDRDGLQQVAVLVDNRHERIEEALNDIDKAWARVETQYERIPEDIEYEQSRILDLLAEELSTDPSLKSYASAIETVGDGLEALIEILQSPVEMYSTDGEPAIEELEEAASKIQTLYTEAQDCQSRALEAISVEGIESAGAELVECLERASDKRTALRSRLVGKIKTARRLKDKFDIELDEDFTDLFTSAASEKDVDTLLEYSHRYADAYIEIRTRVREQLPEPQAQLLEELLTISAASSDLSYSNIRAECEEEIEADPVETLEGLCENGLIEINVSIT
- a CDS encoding phospholipase D-like domain-containing protein, producing the protein MELADLLALEQKLRREGTTTETLLGYCLYLNGKEVVALGQRFQTEFDISDRQASDLIEWLEYLGVARLDERNNISFQSDRLRELLTRVEWLFDEHSLDQLSRATVENPDQVRPILNVPEETDFDVDSTIIGSLIDLLATAEDSAVVMNPFYTQVGFDLLQEALVGVPKRGASLTLMTRDVLQGTGENRNYVRQLVEQLESVGRSHHLSVYEFNSELHNTATFHAKAVIVDRQQAYIGSANMTERSLRNAIEMGTIIEGKSVPPLADTVEQMLTSDLWLGVDLDDV